The following is a genomic window from Laribacter hongkongensis DSM 14985.
CAGGTTGAACGGGGCGAAGTCTCCGCCATGCCGGCTCAGCCAGCCGGTAAAATCCGTCAGCGGCCCTTCGCTGGTCAGGAAGTGCGTCACCAGTTCGCCACGGCTGCGCCGGCCGGCATACCGGCGGCCGTCCCGCACATTGGTCACGGCTGCCAGGCGGCCGTCACGGTGGATGGCCAGCCAGCCACCGCCGGCTTGCAGGTCGCGCCCTCCCAGAATGCCGGGCTGGTCGTCCCACCAGTCAACAGGCGCGCTCGGGCGCGCGTACTGCTCGTCACGGTTGGCAAGCAGCACCAGCGGAAAACCGGGGACGGCATGGCAGGCAAGGGCGATCAGGCACATGGCAGCAACAGGGCGGGAAATCAGTGGCAAGGGTAGAATACCCGCGTTTTTCGTTTCGTCCCAAGACTCTACGTCATGAACCCAGACCAGACTCTCGACGTCAGCGGCCTGTCGTGCCCGCTGCCCATGCTGCGCGCCAAAAAGGCGCTGGCCACCCTGCAAAGCGGTCAGGTGCTGGAAGTGATTGCCACCGACCCGGCAGCACCCGGTGACTTTGACGCGTTCTGCCGCCAGACCGGCAATGTCCTGCTGCTGTCGGATACCCGCCCTGACGGCAAGTTCCGCATCGTCCTGCGCCGCAAATAATCCCCACCGCCCAGCGAGCCTGCCCATGCACACCCTGACGCTTACCCGTCCCGACGACTGGCACCTGCACCTGCGCGACGGCGAGGCCCTGGCGGCCGTCGCGGCCTACAGCGCCCGCGAATTCGCCCGCGCCATCGTCATGCCCAACCTCAAGCCGCCGGTCACCACCGTAGTCCAGGCTGCGGCCTACCGCGAGCGCATCCTGGCCGCCCTGCCGCCCGGCGGACCAGCCTTCGAGCCCCTGATGACGCTCTATCTCACCGACAACACGCCGCCGGCAGAGATCGACCGCGTGGCCGAATCAGGCTTTGTGCACGCGCTCAAGCTCTATCCGGCCGGCGCCACCACCAATTCGGATGCCGGCGTCACCAGCCTGTCAGGCTGCCTGCCCACGCTGACGCGCATGGCTGAACTGGGTGTCCCGCTGCTGGTGCACGGCGAAGTCACCGATCCGCAGATCGACGTGTTCGACCGCGAAGCGGTATTCATCGACACCGTGCTGCAACCGCTGCTGGCCGAACTGCCGACGCTGCGCGTGGTCATGGAGCACATCACCACCCGCCAGGCCGCCGAATTCGTGCTGGCCGCCCCGGACAACATCGCCGCCACCGTCACGCCGCAGCACATGCTGATGAACCGCAACGCCCTGTTTACCGGCGGCCTGCGCCCGCATCACTACTGCCTGCCGGTGCTCAAGCGCGAGGAACACCGCGCCGCCATCGCCCGTGCCGTGACCTCCGGCTCGACCCGGTTCTTTCTCGGCACCGACAGCGCCCCGCATGCCCGCCATGCCAAGGAAGCCGCCTGCGGCTGCGCCGGCATTTTCAGCGCCCACGCTGCCCTGCCGCTGTACGCTGAAGCCTTCGAGGACGCCGGCGCACTCGACAGGCTGGAAGCCTTTGCCAGCTTCAATGGCCCGGATTTTTACCGGCTGCCGCGCAATACCGGCACGGTCACGCTCAAGCGCGAAGAATGGACCGTCCCGGCCAGCCTGCCCTACGGCAACGACACGCTGGTTCCGCTGCGCGCCGGTGAAACCCTGCGCTGGCAACTGGCCGGCTGATCCGCCGCCTTGCCGATGCAAAACGGGCTGCCCATCAGGCAGCCCGTTTTCATGCTGTGTACCGGCCGGATCAGCGGTTGCCGCGGTTGTCACCGCCGCCGCCGTTGCCGCCACCGCGATGGCGCTTGTTGCCGCCCTTGAAGCTGCCGCCCGGTCCGCCGTGGCCGCCGCCTTGCGGACGGCGCGGACGCGGGGTGGCACCGGACAGGTCCATCAGGTGTGACAGCAGCACCGGCTGCCCCTGGTAGACCGACGGATCGCTTTCGAACGAATTGCCCGAACGCGGCTTGCGCTGGCCATCGGTCCGGTTGCCGTCGTTTTCACGCGGCGGACGCGGCTCGCGGGCTTCAAACGGCTGGCCGGACTTCTTGTTCTGCTGGTTCTGCGGGCGCGGCTTCTTGCCGTCGCGGGCAGCACCTTGCGGCTTGCCTGCCGGATTCGGCTGGCCGGGAGCCGGCTTGCGCTGTCGCGGCGGCTGGGCTTCTGCAACCGGAGCCGGCGCTCCGGAGTCATGCTCCGGCGCATCCATCGGCAGGGTCGGTGCATCGGCCCGGCGCGCGGGCTTGTTGTGCGGCTTTTTCTTGTTGCGCTGCCCGCGTGGCTCACCGCCCTCGCCATCCTGGCGGCCCTGCTGGTGACGCGGCGGCAGCAAGGGCTGCGGCGGCACGCTCAGGTCGGCCTCGAATCCCGGTTCGGTGAACTGGGGAATCGGACGGCCGATGAAGGCCTCGATGTCGGCCAGCAGCTTGAGTTCGTCCACGCACACCAGCGACACGGCTTCGCCCGGGCTGCCGGCACGGCCGGTGCGGCCGATGCGGTGCACGTAGTCTTCCGGCACGTTGGGCAGTTCGTAGTTCACCACCTGCGGCAGTTCGCTGATGTCGATGCCGCGGGCGGCGATGTCGGTGGCCACCAGCACGCGCAGGCTGCCGTCCTTGAATTCGGACAGCGCACGGGTGCGGGCGCCCTGGCTCTTGTTGCCGTGGATGGCAGCGGCCGGGATGCCGCCTTTCGCCAGGACTTCGGCCAGCCGGTTGGCGCCGTGCTTGGTACGGGTGAATACCAGCACCTGCTGCCACTGGCGCGACTCGACCAGATGCGTCAGCAGTTCGCGCTTGCGGTTGCGGTCCACCAGATGCACGTGGTGCGTCACCAGTTCGGTGGTGCTGTTGGGCGGCGAGACTTCCACCAGCTGCGGGTCGTGCAGGAAGGTGTCGGCCAGTGCCTTGATGTCGTCGTTGAAGGTGGCGGAGAACAACAGGTTCTGCCGCTCGGCCGGCAGGAGCTTGAGCACCTTGCGCACGTCACGGATGAAGCCCATGTCGAGCATGCGGTCGGCCTCGTCCAGCACGAGGATTTCCACCCCCGAGAGGTCCACGGCCTCCTGCTTGGCCAGATCGATCAGCCGGCCCGGCGTGGCGATCAGGATGTCGACACGCTGGGTCAGCGCCTCGATCTGCGGCTTGACGCGCACGCCACCGAAGATCACCAGCGAAGTCAGCGGCAGGTGTGTACCCAGCGTGGCAATCGACTCGCCCACCTGGGCGGCCAGTTCGCGGGTCGGTGTCAGGACCAGCCCACGCGGCCTTCCGGCCGGATGCGGGTGCGGGTGGGTCGCCGCCAGCCGCTGCAACAGTGGCAGGGCAAAGCCGGCGGTCTTGCCGGTGCCCGTCTGGGCAGCGGCCATCAAATCCCGTCCCGCCAGCACGGGCGCAATCGCCTCGCGCTGGATCGGGGTCGGTTCGGTGTAGCCAGCCTCGGTGATCGCACGCAACAGTGGATCGACCAGTTGAAGGTCGGCAAAGGAAATCGAGCTCATGCAGCATGGTTCCCGCGCCCGCCTCTCGCATTCGCGAGGCCAATCCGGGCAGACAGCAAATTCGTAACGATGGGCGCAGAACGCGCCACTCGGGAAAGAGAAAACCCGCGCGGGATCGGCTCAACGCGGGAGCGCGAAGTTTAGCCTGACTGCGCGCCGACGGATAGGGCCAATTGCAGATGCCGGCCCCGTCGCGTCCGGGCGTGCCCTCTCAAACACGCCGTTAGGCTTCACCATAGCCCAGCCACCGGCCGGCTGCCCGGCGCCGTCAGTGCCCGCCGCCGGCCGCGGAAGCCGCTGGCGACGGGCGCCTTGCAAACCACACGATGATCACCAGCGCAAAAAACAACAGGCCGGACACCCAGAACAGTTCGTTGCCGCCGATGATGTAGCTTTGCTGCGTCACCTGCTGCGCAATCAGGGTCTTCGCGGCCTCCGGCGGCAATCCGGCCGCCGCCAGCTGGTCAAGCGAAGCGCGGTAGGCCGGGTTGTACGGGTCCAGATGGCCGATCAGCCCGACATGGTGCACGGCCTCGCGCCGGTCCCACATGGTGGTCACGATCGACGCGCCGATCGCACCGAACAGGGTGCGCAGGAAATTCGACAGCGCCGACGCACCGGCGATCTGGTCCGGACGCAGTCCGGCCAGCGACAGCGCCGTCAACGGCATGAAAAAGCACGCCACCCCCAGCCCCTGGGCAAACTGCGGCCACGCCACGCCGGCAAAGTTGATGCCCGGCTCGAAGGTCCAGGCGCGCCAGATGAAGCTGCCGCCAAATGCCAGAAAGCTCAGCGAAGCCAGCCAGCGCAGGTCGATGCGGTGCGAAAACCGCCCGATCAGCGGCGACAGGATCACCGGCAGGATGCCGACCGGCGCCGTCGCCAGCCCGGCCTGGAAGGCAGTGTAGCCCAGTTGCGCCTGCAACAGCAGGGGCAGCAGCAGGATGGCACCGAAATACAGCATGTAACCCAGGCTGATGGCGATGGTGCCGATGGTGAAATTGCGCGAACGGAACAGGAACAGGTCGATGATCGGATGCGGATCGGTCAGTTCCCAGATGATCAGCGCCACGATGCCGATCACCGCCACCACCGCCAGCGTGACGATCACCCACGAACCGAACCAGCCCAGGTCCTTGCCCTTGTCGAGCATGATCTGCAGGCTGCCCACGCCGATCACCAGCAGGGCCAGCCCGATCTTGTCCACCGGCAGCACGAAGGTGTCAGTCTCGCGATGGCGCAGGATCGGCCAGCCGGCCCACAGCACCAGGATGCCGATCGGCACGTTGATGAAGAAAATGCCGCTCCAGTGCCAGTTGTCGGAAATCCAGCCGCCGAGGATCGGCCCGAAAATCGGCGCCACCACCACCGTCATCGCCCACAGCGCCAGTGCCAGCCCCTGCTTGTCACGCGGATAGCACGGCAGCAGCAGGCTTTGCGACAGCGGAATCAGCGGGCCGGAAATCCCGCCCTGCAACACCCGGAAGAAGATCAGCATCTCCAGCGACTGCGACAGGCCGCACAGTGCCGACGCCACGATGAAGCCCAGTGCCGACACCATGAACACCCGTACCTCGCCATAGCGGCGGGCCAGCCAGCCGGTGATCGGCACCGAAATGGCATTGGCCACGGCAAAGCTCGTCACCACCCACGTACCCTGGTTGACCGAGGTACCGAGGTTGCCCGAAATGGTCGGAATGGCCACGTTGGCGATGGACGAATCCAGCACCATCATGAAAGTGGCCATCGCCAGCGACACGGTAATCAGCCAGCGCTGCGCGCCCGTCAGCGGCGGATGCGACGTCATCGCCTCAGCCCTGCCCGCCGGCATTGGCGGCAATCAGGTCCGCCACCCGGGCGCTGACATCGTCAAGCTCGGCCGCGTACACCCGCGTTGCCATTACCGGCTTCGCGCGCGCCACGGTCGTCAGCACCGGACCACTGGTGTCCGTGGTATCCACCGTGCTGACCATCGACAGCCCCACGCGCAGCGGATGCTTTTTCAGCGGTTCCGGATCCAGCTCGATCCGCACCGGCACCCGCTGCACCACCTTGATCCAGTTGCCGGTGGCGTTCTGCGGCGGCAGCAGCGAAAACGCGCTGCCGGTCCCGGCCGACAGGCCCGCCACCCGGCCGGAATACTCCACCGACGAGCCATAGACATCGCTGGTCAGCGTCACCGGCTGGCCGATGCGGATCTGGCTCAGCTGGGTCTCCTTGTAGTTGGCCTCGACCCACACCTTCGACAGCGGCACCACCGCCATCAGCGGCGTTCCCGGCTGGATCTGGCTGCCCACCTGCACCGTGCGCCGGGCCACATAGCCGTCGACCGGCGCCACGATGACCGTGCGCCGCCAGTTGAGCCAGGCACTCTTGTAGGCGCTGATGGCGCTGGCCACTGCCGGCTGCTCGGCCAGCGGCGAACCCAGCACCTGCGCCCGCGCCGCCGCCTGCTGCTGCCGGGCGGCATTCAGCGCCGCCTCGGCACTGGCCACGGCATCGCGGGTATTGGCCAGCTCCTCGGCCGTCACCGCTTCGGTACCGGCCAGCTTCTGCCGGCGCGCCAGGTTGCCCTGCGCCTCCTTGAGCTGCGCGGCCCGCAGCGCCACCTCGGCGGCAGCGGCATCGGCACTGAAAGTCTGCCCGCGGGTCGAGCGCACCGCCTGCGCCAGCTGGGTGGCGGCCCGCTCCAGCGCCAGCGTGGCGTCAGTGGGGTCCAGCCGCACCACCGGCTGGCCGGCCCGCACCAGGTCGGTATTGTCGGCATTGATGGCGACCACGGTGCCGCCGGTCAGCGGGGTGATCTGCACCAGATCGCCGCCGACGTAAGCGTCGTCGGTCGACAGGTGCGTGCGGCCGTACAGCAGCCAGTACAGGAGAAAAGCCACGCCGCACACGATGACCACCACCGCAAGCCAGATCAGGGCCTTCTTGCGGGTGCGGGCAGGTGCCGGCGCCGGAGTATCAGCAGTATTCATGAACGTGTTTCCTAGTTGATCTTGTGGATTCAGCGGCTCAGCGCACGGGCCGTTGCCAGCCGTGCCTGCCAGGCGGTGGCCCGGGCACTGGTTTCGCTCTGGCGGGCGGCCAGCAGTTCGGCTTCGGCGGCCAGCGCGGTTTCGCGCGAGCCGATGCCGGCTCCGGCCCGCTCGCCGGCCAGCCGCAGGGCCAGCCCAGCTTCGGCGCGCGCGGTCGTGGCGGCCTGCTGCACGGCCTGGCTGGCCTCGACCGCTGCATAACCGTCTGCCGCCTCGCGCGCAGCCGTGATCAGGCTGGCGGTATAGCTGGCATTGGCCGCATCGAATCCGGCCGAGGCCGCGGCCAGCCCGGCGCGGCGGCGGCCGCCGTCAAACAGCGGCAGGTCGATCACCGGTGCCAGCCCGAACATGCGGCTGGCGCGGGTCAGCAAGTCACCCGTGTCCTGCGCCGACAGGCCGGCAAACGCCGACAGCGAAATGCTCGGATAAAACGCCGCCCGGGCAGCGTGGATGTCTTCGGCGGCAGCGGTAATGGCCAGTCGCGCGGCCTCGACGTCCGGTCGCGACACCAGGGCAGCCAGCGTGGGTTCGGACGGGAGGACCAGGGCGGCGGGATCCGGCAGAGGGGAAGGCATGAACCGGCGCGTGGCCTCGGGCCCCTGCCCTGTCAGCTGGGCCAGTGCGTGCCGGTTGAGCGCCACCTGTTGCCCGGCCGCTGCCAGCGCTCCGCGCTGCTGTTCGGTCGCGGCCCGCAGGACAGCCAGCGTGCTGCGCGGCGTCAGCCCGGCTGCCACCCGCTGCTGCAACAGCGACTGGCGGGCTTCGAACGTGGCCAGCTCGCGGGACAGCAGCTCCTGACGTTCGACCGATTCGGCCAGGGCCACGTACTGCATGGCTACGGCATAGCCCAGCAGGCGCCGCACGTCGCGTTCGCGGGCGGCAGCCACGGCCACGCCAGCCTCGGCCGAACGCGCCAGCGCGGCCATCTGACCCCAGAAATCGAAGAGATAGCTGAACGTCACCTCAGGCTGGTACAGCGTGTACCACTGGCCGCCGATCGGTGGCGGATACAGGCCGTTGGCCGACTCGCGCAGCCTTTCGACCGTCAGTCGGGCATCCAGCTGCGGCAGGCGCCGGGAACGGGCCTGCAACAGGGTGGCCCCGGCGGCACGCACCCGGGCGGCGGCAGCGGCCAGATCCGGGTTGTCGCTGAGAGCACGCTGCACCAGTCCGGCCAGTGCCGGCGAACCGAGGGCTTGCCAGGCGTCGTCGGCCACCGGACGCACGGCGGTGGCCGACGACGCCGGGACCAGCGCCAGTGCGGCCGGATCGGGAGTACGGGTTTGCGGTTCGATACCGTGGGTGGACGCACACCCCGCCAGCAGGGCAGAGGCGGCGACAAGCCACAGGGGGCAGGAAAGCGGGAATTTCATACGGTTCATTTTTCAGCGCAGCGTGGCAGGGGTCCGGTCGCCGGGCGGGGCCAGCACGGCGGCGACGTCCACCGCATCGAGCTGGGCCGGTGCCAGATAGCGTTCGGCGTACCGGCGCCAGACGCCGCTTTCGACAAACAGGACAAAGAGATCGCGGTCCAGATGGCCGCGCTCGCACATGGCACGCATGCGCGCCAGTGCCTCGCTGACCGGCTGGCCGGTCTTGTAGGGGCGGTCGGCCGCGGTCAGCGCCTCGAATACGTCGGCAATCGCCAGCATGCGCGCCTCGACGCTCATGTCGTCCTGCATCAGGCCGCGCGGATAACCGCTGCCGTCCACGTGTTCGTGATGGCTGCCGGCGATGTCCGGCACCTGTTTCAGGTGGGGCGGAAACGGCAGCTGTCTCAGCATTTCGATGGTCTGGATGATGTGTTCATTGATCTTGTAACGTTCCTCGGCGGTCAGCGTGCCGACACGCACGCTCAGGTTGTGAAGCTCGCCCCGGTCATAGAGCCAGTCCGGGGCTTCCATGCTGAAACCGCGCCGGCGATTGGCCGCCGTACCGTCACCGTCCGGACGCGGCACGCGGTGACCGGGCTTGTCGGCCAGCAGGGGTTCGGTGGCCGGCAGCGGACCGGCAGCGGGCAGCCGGCTCTGTTCTTCATGGCTGATGCCAAGCCGGTCGTCCAGGGTACGTTGCCAGGTCCGGGCCCCGATGCGTCGCAATCGTGCAAGGTCAGCGTCGCTTAACGGCCGCTCGCCGGTGTTGCAGGCGGCAACAAAGGCAAAGTCGGCGTCCAGTGCGGCATGGCGCTCGTCGCGGGTGCGGCCGAGGGCCGCGGCATCTCCGCCGGCGGCCACGCCGCGCCAGTAATCGATGTCGGCATCGCGCTTGAGCACCTCGAAGCGCGTGCGGATCTCGTGGATGCGGTCGTACAGCGTTTCGAGTTTGGTCGCCTTGTCGACCACGTATTCCGGCGTGGTGACCTTGCCGCAGTCGTGCAGCCAGCCGGCGATCAGCAGTGCATCCCACTGTCCGGGTGTCAGCCGAAAGCTGGCAAACGGTCCCTGCCGGGCCTCGCAGGCAGCTTCGGCCAGCCAGCGCAGCAGCACCGGCACGCGCTGGCAGTGGCCGCCGGTGTGCGGGCTTTTGGCGTCGATGGCACCGGCCAGCAGCCGGATCAGCGAATCGAGCAGCGCCGTCTGCGCGCTCAGGAGCTGCTGGTTGTCGATGGCGACGGCGGCCAGCCCGGCCAGGGCTTCGATAAAAGCCTGACGCTCGTGGGACAGCGTCTGTCCGTGCACGAACAGCAGGACCAGTACGCCGATGCTGCGCCCCTCGTGCCCCATCAGCGGTACACACAGCCGGATGGATGCTCCCTGACGTCCCAAGGCTGCGACCGATGGGGGCAGATCGTCAAAGACCGGGCTGTCCGGTTGCAGGGACTCGATCTGCGAACGGCCGGTTTCCAGTGCCCGCGCCCGCACGTCGTGCAGGCTGCTGCGCAGGCTCAGTGCCGGCAGGATCAGCGGCTGTTCGCCGGTCAGCCCGCCGGCCGGCAACAGCTGGCGCCGGTCGGCATCCAGAAAATACAGTCCTGCCGCTGCCGCTTCGGCCGCAGCCAGCGTTTCGGCCAGCAACCGGTCATACAGGGCGTGCGGCTCCCGCTCGCGCATCAGGGCCAGCCCGATGGCCAGAAAATGCCCGATGGTGGCCTGCATGCCGTCCATCGATTGCGCCAGCGTGTCGATCTCGCAGATGGCCGAGTGCAATGGCGGCCTCGGCGAGAAATCCAGTGCATTGATGGCACGGGCGCGGCCGGCCAGCTCCACCAGCGAGGCCGACACCCGGCCGGCAATCCACCATGCCAGCGGCACCACCACCAGCACCAGTATCCCGGTCAGCAGCAGCGCCCGGGCGCCCTCGGCCCGGGCCGCGGCCAGCAGTTCGTCTTCCGGCACCAGCACGGCCAGCCGCAGCGGCGGCCCGTAGCTGGTCTGCGGCAAGGCCCGCACCACCACCCGCCACGGTTCGCCGTCCACCTCGACCGGGTAGGCGCCGAGCGGATGCGGCCCGCGCGCCAGCGCGGCCATGGCGGCCGATCCCTGGTTGCCGAGCTCCGGCAGGGCCAGCCCGTGCCGGTCGGGCTGCGGCGGCAGGCTGGACGCCAGCAGGCGCAGGCTGGTGGCATCGTACAGCACGATTTCGCTGCGGCTGATCCGCGGCTGGCGCACCAGCCAGCGCGACAGGTCCTGAAGCGACAGGTCGGCTCCGGCCACCACGCCGGGTGCGATTTCGCGTGCCACGGAGGCACCGGCCTCGCCGGTGGTGTAGAAGCGGTAGGGCTCGGTCAGGATGCGCTGGCCGGCAGCCCGGACGGCGCTCTGGTACCAGCCCCGGGTACGCGGGTCGAACGGCGGACTGAGCAGCCGCTGGCGATACAGCACCCGGCCGGCTTCGTCGAGATAGACAAACTGCATCCAGCGCTGGCCGTCCTGCTGGTCGATGCCCTGAACCAGATAGCGGCTGTCGGGCGGCGCCATGAAGAGACGCCGGCTGTCGGGTGAATCCAGCGGACGCAGCAGGAAAAACTCGCCGTCCGGATAACCGAGGTAAAGCGCCGACAGGCGCCGGTCTTGCCGCAGGGCCCGGATCAGGAGCGGCAGGGCTTCCAGCCGGGCGGCCAGCGAGCCGGCCGTGACCAGTGCGCTGCCGCCGAGCATCTGCAAGGTGGCGTCCACCGGCGCCAGCAGGTGTTCGGTACGGGATTCGGCGGCGCTGACCGCGTAATCGAACTGGGTGACATGGCTGTCGATCAGCTGGCTGCTGGCGCTGCGGTAGTTGAGCCACGACACGGCGCTACCCGCCACCAGCGCCAGTAGGGCCAGTACGGCGGTCAGGTAGAGCTGGAAGCGCACCCGCCAACGCGGGGGAGCCGGGGGAGTGGAAGCGGACATGCCTGTGTTATAGGCAGGCCGGCAACAAAACGGGCGTCCCGCCGGGACGCCCGCTGGTCAGTCAGGCGGCAACGCTCAGCCGGCAGCCTTCACCGCGTCGATCACGTCGTCGGCGCCCTGGTCCAGCAGTTTCTTCGCAATCGTGCGACCCAGCGCGTCGGCGTATTCGGCCGGAGCCGTGGCTTCGGCGTGCAGCAGGGTGGTGCCGTCGGGTGTGGCCACAAAGCCACGCATGACCAGCATGTGCTCGTGCTGCTCGGCATAGCCGCCCACCGGAATCTGGCAGCTCGCACCCAGCGCCCGGCCCATGGCGCGCTCGGCTGTGACGCAGGCGTAGGTGGCCGGATGGTTGAGCGGCGCCAGGAGCGCCATCAGGTCGGTGCGGTCGGCACGGATTTCGATGCCCAGCGCGCCCTGCCCCACGGCCGGCAGGCTGTCGGCAGTCGACAGCTCCATGCGGATGCGCTCGGCCAGCCCCATGCGCTTGAGGCCGGAGGCCGCCAGGATGATGGCGTCATAATGGCCTTCGTCGAGCTTGCGCAGCCGCGTTTGCAGGTTGCCGCGCAGCGGCTTTACCAGGAGGTGCGGATAGCGGGCGCGGATCTGGCTTTCGCGGCGCAGGCTGGCCGTGCCGACCACGGCGCCGGCCGGCAGCTCCGAGAGGCTGGCGTAGCGCGGCGACACGAAGGCATCGCGCGGGTCTTCGCGCTCGCAGATCGCCGCCAGCGCAAAGCCTTCGGGCAGATCCATCGGCACGTCCTTGATCGAGTGCACTGCCAGGTCGGCCTGGTCTTCCTGCATGGCTAGCTCAAGCTCCTTGACGAATAGCCCTTTGCCGCCGATCTTGTTCAGGGTTTTGTCCAGAATGCGGTCGCCCTGCGTGGTGATGCCCAGGATGCTGACCTCCAGCCCCGGATACAGCGCCTGCAAACGCGCCCGGATATGCTCGGCCTGCCACATGGCAAGCGGGCTCTCGCGGCTGGCAATGACGACTTGCTTCATACCCAATATTCCTGTGTTAATTTGTTGCAATTCTAACATCATGACCGTACCGGATTTTCATTAGCCAACAGTCGACCCGGTTCATTTTTCTAGGAT
Proteins encoded in this region:
- the hemC gene encoding hydroxymethylbilane synthase; the encoded protein is MKQVVIASRESPLAMWQAEHIRARLQALYPGLEVSILGITTQGDRILDKTLNKIGGKGLFVKELELAMQEDQADLAVHSIKDVPMDLPEGFALAAICEREDPRDAFVSPRYASLSELPAGAVVGTASLRRESQIRARYPHLLVKPLRGNLQTRLRKLDEGHYDAIILAASGLKRMGLAERIRMELSTADSLPAVGQGALGIEIRADRTDLMALLAPLNHPATYACVTAERAMGRALGASCQIPVGGYAEQHEHMLVMRGFVATPDGTTLLHAEATAPAEYADALGRTIAKKLLDQGADDVIDAVKAAG